In Panthera tigris isolate Pti1 chromosome C1, P.tigris_Pti1_mat1.1, whole genome shotgun sequence, the following proteins share a genomic window:
- the PSMA5 gene encoding proteasome subunit alpha type-5 has product MFLTRSEYDRGVNTFSPEGRLFQVEYAIEAIKLGSTAIGIQTSEGVCLAVEKRITSPLMEPSSIEKIVEIDAHIGCAMSGLIADAKTLIDKARVETQNHWFTYNETMTVESVTQAVSNLALQFGEEDADPGAMSRPFGVALLFGGVDEKGPQLFHMDPSGTFVQCDARAIGSASEGAQSSLQEVYHKSMTLKEAIKSSLIILKQVMEEKLNATNIELATVQPGQNFHMFTKEELEEVIKDI; this is encoded by the exons ATGTTCCTCACCCGGTCTGAGTACGACAG GGGTGTGAATACTTTTTCTCCTGAAGGAAGATTATTTCAAGTGGAATATGCCATTGAAGCTATCAAG CTTGGTTCTACAGCCATTGGGATTCAGACATCAGAGGGTGTGTGCCTAGCTGTGGAGAAGAGAATTACCTCCCCACTAATGGAGCCTAGCAGCATTGAGAAAATTGTAGAGATTGATGCTCACATAG GTTGTGCCATGAGTGGGCTAATTGCTGATGCTAAGACTTTAATTGATAAAGCCAGAGTGGAGACACAG aaCCATTGGTTCACCTACAATGAGACAATGACCGTGGAGAGTGTGACTCAGGCTGTGTCCAATCTAGCTCTGCAGTTTGGAGAAGAAGATGCAGATCCAGGTGCCATG TCTCGTCCCTTTGGAGTAGCACTGTTATTTGGAGGAGTTGATGAGAAAGGACCCCAGCT GTTTCATATGGACCCATCTGGGACCTTTGTACAGTGTGATGCTCGAGCAATTGGCTCTGCTTCAGAGGGTGCCCAGAGCTCCTTGCAAGAAGTTTACCACAAG TCTATGACACTGAAAGAAGCCATCAAGTCTTCACTCATCATCCTCAAACAAGTAATGGAGGAGAAGCTGAATGCAACTAATATAGAG TTAGCCACGGTGCAGCCCGGCCAGAATTTCCACATGTTCACAAAGGAAGAACTTGAAGAGGTTATCAAGGACATTTAA